The following is a genomic window from Clostridia bacterium.
AACTTGGCGAAGATGTTTTTATTCCGGCACGGCATTTAGGAAAAGCTGAGCATGGCGACACCGTTTTGGTTAAGGTAAATAAGAAAAAAGAAGACGGACAGTCTTTAGAAGGCGAAGTTATTACGGTGTTGGAGCGCGGATTTAAAAGAGTGGTGGGCGTATTTTCAACCCGTCAAAATTCAACTTATGGATTTGTAACACCTGATGATTCAAAATATTTTCATGATATTTTTATACCGCTGGATCGTTTTAACGGTGCGCAAAACGGGCAAAAAGTTGTAGCTGAAATAACCTCATATCCCGAAAAAGGCAAAAATCCCGAAGGCAAGATTGTTGAGATTTTGGGCGATATTGACGAAGAAGGTATGGAGATATTGTCTATTATCCGCTCATACAATCTCTATGAAGAGTTTCCTGAAGAGGTTTTGAAAAGCGCAGAAAAAGTTAATCGTCCGATCACGCCTCAAGATATTGCCAAGCGTCAGGATTTTAGGGATTGGATGATAATAACCATTGACGGAGAGGATGCTAAGGACCTAGACGATGCAATAAGCCTTCATATAGATGAAAACGGACATTATCTTTTGGGTGTGCATATAGCCGATGTTTCGCATTATGTTAAGCCAAATACTCCATTAGATAAGGAAGCATTAAAACGCGGTACCAGCGTTTATTTTCCTGACAGAGTATTGCCTATGCTGCCTAGGGAACTTAGCAACGGAATATGTTCACTGAATGAAAAAGAAGATAGATTGACCTTGTCTGTTTTGATGGAAATAGATAAGGAAGGAAAAGTGGTAGGTTCTGAAATCACTGAAAGCATTATAAATTCTAAAGCCAGAATGACCTATGACAAGGTTAACAAAGCTTTGGCGGGCGACGCGACTTTGATGCAAAAATATGCAGATTTCATGCCCATGTTAAAAAACATGGAAGAACTTATGTATATTCTTAATCAAAAGCGAAGAGAGCGGGGTTCGATTGATTTTGAAATACCAGAAAGCAAGATCATATTAGATTCTCATGGCAAGGTAAAAGAAATTTTGCCTTATCCTAGGGGTGTGAGCAACAGAATAATAGAAGAATTTATGCTTGTTACCAACGAGACTATTGCCGAAACCATGTACCATGCCCAAATGCCGTTTATTTATAGAGTGCATGAAGAGCCGCCAGAAGAAAAGGCCGCTGTTATGCTTGCATTTGCGCAAGGCGTAGGCTTGAAATTTAAGATGAATAAGAGCGGCAATTTATATCCTAAGACCGTACAACAGATACTTGCTCAAGCTGAAGGCAAGCCTATTTTTAATGTTATCAACAAGGTTATGCTAAGGTCAATGTCAAAAGCAAGATATCAAGAAGACAATCTTGGACATTTTGGACTTGCGGCAAGATTTTATTGCCATTTTACATCGCCCATTCGTCGTTATCCGGATTTGGCAATACATCGAATTATAAAGGACTTTTTGCATAACGGACTTAACAATTCTAAGAAATTTGAAAGATTTGTGGTTGAAGCAAGCGCGATGTCTAGCGAACGTGAAAGACTTGCAGAAAACGCAGAAAGAGAAGTTGATGATTTGTTGAAAACTGAATATATGAGCAATCATATAGGCGAAAAATATCCGGGAATTATAAGCGGTGTTACCGAATTTGGTATCTTTGTCGAGCTTGAAAACACATGCGAAGGGCTTATACGCCTTGAAAATTTGCCCAAAGATTATTATCATTTTGATGAAGATAATTTTTCATTGGTGGGCAAAAAGATAGTTTACCGTCTTGGCGACCAGATGGAAATTATCGTTGCTAGCACGGATATTGTTAATAAAAAGATAGAATTTTTACCTGCATAATTAAATTTTGCGAGGGACAGGGATATGGAAGGGATAAAAGTAGTAGCCGAAAACAGGCAGGCGCGATTTGAATACTTTATTTTGGACACTTATGAGGCTGGAATAGTGCTAAGCGGCGATGAAGTGAAATCAATAAGACAGGGCGCAGTCAATCTCAAAGACAGCTTCGCAATAATTGAAAAAGGCGAGGTTTTTTTGAGAAACTGTCATGTTACCCCATACCAAAAAGGCAGCTATTTTAACAGCGAAGCAAGGCGAGATAGAAAATTATTGCTCAATCGTGCCGAAATTTCTAAATTAACAGGCAAGGTTAACGAAAAAGGCTTGACCTTGATACCTCTTAAACTTTATCTTAAAGGCAGTCTTATAAAACTTGAACTCGGACTGTGCCAAGGCAAAAAAACATATGACAAACGCGAAACCCTAAAACGCCGCACTCAAGAAAGAGAAACCCAAAGAGCAGTTAAGGATTTTGTGTAAATGTTTTTTGCTTGCTTTATCTAGATGTGTAGTATTTGCATTATTATTTGATATGAAAAAAGCACTCTTGTTAAGAGTGCTTTATCTTTTTTTAAATGTTTTACTTCTTTTCTATAACCATTCGCTTTTTGCCTTCAAACATAATTGATACTGTGCCTGCTCCTGTGTGTGCACCAATTACGGGGCCTATATAATTGGTTATAATTTCTTTAGCGCCTGCTTCGGTTAATTTTTCTTTGAGCTCTTCTGCTGTTTCTATGTCATCGGCATGCGCTATATATACGCGTATGGCGTTGTCGGCTTTGTATTCGAGATATGATTTTACCAGTCTTTGTATAGCTTTTTTGTGACCGTGTTCTTTTCCAATAACTACAAGTTCGCCCTTATGGTTTACTGTAATAATGGGTCTTATACCTAAAATAGAACCTACCAGCGCTGAAGTAGAAGAAACCCTGCCGCCGCGTCTTAGATGAAACAGATTTTTTACCATTACAAAATGCTGCAATCTTTCTACAAGTCCTGTAAGATATTCTGCTGCTTCTTTTGCGCTTTTGCCGCCTGCTCTTAATTCGTCTGCTTTATCTAGTATTAACATCTGTCCCATTGTCGCGCTTTTGCTGTCAATTATATAGATGTTGCGGTTTTTAAACTTTTGCATAACTTCTTTTGCGGCATTAATGGCGTTTTGCGCTGTTGAGGATAAACCGCCCGATAAGCAAATATGAACTAGATCTCCTTCATTTTTGTTCATAAGGTCTTCAAAATATTCAGCCGTTTCAACAACATTAAGCTGAGTTGTTTTAATAGATTTTCCTTCTCTTATTTTGTCATAAAATTCCTTGTATTCTTCATCAGAATCAAATGTGTCCCTATATTCTACATTATCCACAATATAAGCCATAGGGATGTAATAAATGTTTCTTTTTTTTAATTCACTCTTATAAGCATCGCAGCAAGAATCAGTAGAAAGAATAAAACTCATATAAATCTCTCCTAAAAAACATCTACAACATTAGATGTGTTGCAGTAGCTCCATTATATAGGTAAAGTCTATGTTATAGCAATGCATTATATAGCCATAACAAGCCCAAAAGCATAACTGTAACACAACTGTAAACAATACGTGTAGATTTTTGCCAAAATTATATGATTTTAGACTCTAGAAAAATAAAAAAGCCCGATATCGGGCGGTTAAAAACTGGTGGAGATGATCGGGATCGAACCGACTACCTCTTGAATGCCATTCAAGCGCTCTACCAACTGAGCTACATCCCCATATGAATTTTAGCTAATATATATTAGCATATTTTTTGTTTTGTGGCTATAATTTTGCTTTAAAATTTGCATTCTAATTTTGACAAAGAGCATGTTTATGGCATAATGTAAACTAAATAGTTTTTATCGAACGCATAAAAACTTCTCTTGTTGTTTGATATTTGAAATATAAAATGTTATATTATTAGAAAAAATAAAAATAAAAGGAAAATTTTGGCAGATGAGAAAAACAATAGCTATAGTTGGTGACAGTAATATTGACAATGATCCCAAAAAGCAGCAGATTGCTTTTGAAACAGGAAAAATACTTATTGACAATGGTTACAGAATTATTTCGGGCGGTTTAGGCGGAGTAATGGAAGCAGCATTTAAAGGCGCGCATGCATCCAAAAAATATAAAGAAGGCGACACCATAGGAATACTGCCTATGTTTTCTCCTCTTGACGCCAATGAATATGCGGATATAATAATCCCTACAGGTTTGGATTTGTACCGCAATGTCATAATTGCCAACTCTTCAGCGGCGGTTATCGCGATAGGCGGCGGCGCAGGCACTATGTCCGAAATAACAAATGCATGGGCTTTGCATAGGCTCATATTGGCGTATAAAAATGTCGAAGGCTGGAGCGCTAAAGTAGCCGATACCAAAATAGACCAAAGAACAAGATATACAGGCTTTGATGATAAAGTGTTTGGAATAGAAACTCCTGAACAAGCAATTGAAATAATTAATAAATATGTAGACAAATACAATATCTATCACACAGGTATTGTTAAAGGAAAATAGAAATAACTAAAAAAGAGTTAAATGTTTTGTTAACTCTTTTTTAGTTTTCTGTTTTGATCAATAGATTTAATATTTTGATCTTTTGTTAAGATAAACACTGTTTTATATTTTAAAAAAGTGTTGACATTAATTGATTTTTATTATAATATAGTAGTAACAAATGTTACTACTATATAATTTTCATATAGTAGGAGAACTAACAATGAATGAACTTGACATTTTGCAAGAATTGGGATTTTCACAAAATGAAGCTAAAGTTTACATAACTTTGGTTAAGAAAAATCCTCTTAACGGTTATGAGATAGCAAAACAATCATCTATTACACGTACGATGGTTTATGACATACTGAAGAGACTTGAGAGAAAAAATGTAGTCAAAGTAATAGAAGGCGACAGCAAAATGTATGTTCCTGTGGACTTCAAAGAAAT
Proteins encoded in this region:
- a CDS encoding DegV family protein, which encodes MSFILSTDSCCDAYKSELKKRNIYYIPMAYIVDNVEYRDTFDSDEEYKEFYDKIREGKSIKTTQLNVVETAEYFEDLMNKNEGDLVHICLSGGLSSTAQNAINAAKEVMQKFKNRNIYIIDSKSATMGQMLILDKADELRAGGKSAKEAAEYLTGLVERLQHFVMVKNLFHLRRGGRVSSTSALVGSILGIRPIITVNHKGELVVIGKEHGHKKAIQRLVKSYLEYKADNAIRVYIAHADDIETAEELKEKLTEAGAKEIITNYIGPVIGAHTGAGTVSIMFEGKKRMVIEKK
- the smpB gene encoding SsrA-binding protein SmpB — its product is MEGIKVVAENRQARFEYFILDTYEAGIVLSGDEVKSIRQGAVNLKDSFAIIEKGEVFLRNCHVTPYQKGSYFNSEARRDRKLLLNRAEISKLTGKVNEKGLTLIPLKLYLKGSLIKLELGLCQGKKTYDKRETLKRRTQERETQRAVKDFV
- a CDS encoding TIGR00725 family protein; this translates as MRKTIAIVGDSNIDNDPKKQQIAFETGKILIDNGYRIISGGLGGVMEAAFKGAHASKKYKEGDTIGILPMFSPLDANEYADIIIPTGLDLYRNVIIANSSAAVIAIGGGAGTMSEITNAWALHRLILAYKNVEGWSAKVADTKIDQRTRYTGFDDKVFGIETPEQAIEIINKYVDKYNIYHTGIVKGK
- the rnr gene encoding ribonuclease R, with the translated sequence MQSFKDKVYDIITQNNLSGLTRNKLLKSLGAKSVFDKKNIGLALDELAKEGLLVEQHTRKESKYYLPQKINAYKGKIQGNARGFGFFISPELGEDVFIPARHLGKAEHGDTVLVKVNKKKEDGQSLEGEVITVLERGFKRVVGVFSTRQNSTYGFVTPDDSKYFHDIFIPLDRFNGAQNGQKVVAEITSYPEKGKNPEGKIVEILGDIDEEGMEILSIIRSYNLYEEFPEEVLKSAEKVNRPITPQDIAKRQDFRDWMIITIDGEDAKDLDDAISLHIDENGHYLLGVHIADVSHYVKPNTPLDKEALKRGTSVYFPDRVLPMLPRELSNGICSLNEKEDRLTLSVLMEIDKEGKVVGSEITESIINSKARMTYDKVNKALAGDATLMQKYADFMPMLKNMEELMYILNQKRRERGSIDFEIPESKIILDSHGKVKEILPYPRGVSNRIIEEFMLVTNETIAETMYHAQMPFIYRVHEEPPEEKAAVMLAFAQGVGLKFKMNKSGNLYPKTVQQILAQAEGKPIFNVINKVMLRSMSKARYQEDNLGHFGLAARFYCHFTSPIRRYPDLAIHRIIKDFLHNGLNNSKKFERFVVEASAMSSERERLAENAEREVDDLLKTEYMSNHIGEKYPGIISGVTEFGIFVELENTCEGLIRLENLPKDYYHFDEDNFSLVGKKIVYRLGDQMEIIVASTDIVNKKIEFLPA